Proteins from a genomic interval of Alteromonas macleodii ATCC 27126:
- a CDS encoding CBS domain-containing protein, producing the protein MESLQVSDYMNTHPVKLNVDMPVAQAVEVLLASGQSGGPVLDSKGRVVGFLSEQDCIAQMIASSYYREQICRVGEIMKTPVISIKPYMSVIELAQLLLKEKPRVYPIVDDDGVLLGSINRTAVLRAIDVQLNDGYQRAG; encoded by the coding sequence ATGGAATCGTTGCAAGTCAGTGATTATATGAATACTCACCCAGTGAAGCTTAATGTCGATATGCCCGTTGCGCAGGCTGTCGAAGTGTTATTAGCCAGTGGGCAGAGTGGTGGTCCGGTACTCGATAGCAAAGGCAGAGTGGTGGGCTTTTTGTCTGAGCAAGACTGTATCGCTCAAATGATTGCGTCAAGCTACTATCGCGAACAAATTTGTAGAGTAGGGGAAATCATGAAAACCCCTGTGATTTCTATCAAACCTTATATGTCGGTAATAGAGTTAGCGCAGTTGCTGTTAAAGGAAAAGCCGAGAGTTTACCCCATTGTTGATGATGACGGGGTACTGTTAGGCTCAATTAATCGAACGGCAGTGCTACGGGCTATTGATGTTCAATTAAATGATGGATACCAGCGCGCGGGCTAG
- a CDS encoding phytase, whose protein sequence is MTNQRHTKTVFKTKFTTAALSSTLLTLFGCAASHDTNTSADTSANIKLAHSESQLVKAESQDIALPLTKLKKGLGLTLHYQTHANHSNTKSAYKDAYKDTHANNTSKDARANNKHKVYDDTHAININVNEHKGISLSNSEGKKHFIAGHYTLARAEVVESNSRQWVSLVVFNNNTQYIEVYRINAASLGVYQPQTQLTKGSEAICATTSSAGELQIVNIDATGTLNQYEFYNGRFLSLRDFAIGPGIKSCAINANTETLYLADEFAGVWQLDTDIESELAKTLIFHDQDVAIEGVATLSSTTVDGVDIAAWASPDASGIWLKAPCLTQFVSLINTANESNSADRQLKATDKSTFIQPEFIHLSLSEEGTHISLVVDDDDSGDVFSAELPSKLSAALLHRQCGTDFKAASPKENYMEKAYTNNSASQHANLTIKVKPDVETDPVENHGDAADDPAIWVNSHSASQSRIIGTDKKGALNSYDLAGKLVQSLLVGRVNNVDVGYKVSVTQTKAQQSDTPLIDIAVASNRSNNSLSVFEIDKRGHMTQLGHISTTLNDIYGMCLFVSGGIAHVFANDTSGRFERYSVSIAPDKAVDGHLTQSFSLPSQPEGCVVDTKTSTAYLGEEGAGIWALDITTNSNQPQFIAEIEAPVEADVEGLALFNVDAQTYLIASSQGNNSYAIYHVHNENPEVLKLMGLVQITADKATQIDGVSETDGLDVTNANLGGRFTEGLWVVQDGRNVMPSETQNFKLVAGASLKDAIRKLASAKREHHSHM, encoded by the coding sequence ATGACCAATCAGCGTCACACCAAAACAGTTTTTAAAACCAAATTTACCACAGCGGCACTTTCAAGCACACTTTTGACTTTGTTCGGTTGCGCAGCCTCTCACGATACTAATACCAGCGCAGATACCAGTGCAAATATCAAGTTAGCGCACAGCGAAAGCCAGCTAGTAAAAGCAGAAAGCCAAGACATCGCATTACCGCTAACAAAGCTAAAAAAGGGTTTAGGCCTGACTCTGCATTACCAAACGCACGCCAACCATTCCAACACCAAAAGCGCTTACAAAGACGCTTACAAAGACACCCATGCTAACAACACTAGCAAGGACGCCCGCGCCAACAACAAACATAAAGTTTACGATGACACCCACGCTATCAACATTAATGTTAACGAACATAAAGGTATTTCACTAAGTAACTCTGAAGGAAAAAAACACTTCATTGCGGGACATTACACCTTAGCACGTGCCGAAGTTGTGGAATCTAATTCAAGACAATGGGTGTCTTTAGTAGTGTTCAATAACAACACCCAGTACATAGAGGTGTATCGCATTAACGCCGCGTCTCTTGGGGTTTACCAACCGCAAACCCAGTTGACCAAAGGTTCTGAAGCCATTTGTGCTACAACATCAAGCGCTGGCGAACTGCAAATTGTTAATATCGATGCGACAGGCACATTGAATCAGTATGAATTTTACAACGGGCGCTTTTTATCGCTTAGAGACTTTGCGATAGGTCCAGGCATTAAAAGTTGCGCGATAAATGCCAACACCGAAACGCTATACCTTGCTGACGAATTTGCCGGTGTGTGGCAATTAGATACCGATATTGAAAGTGAGCTAGCAAAAACCCTTATTTTTCACGATCAAGATGTTGCCATTGAAGGTGTAGCCACCCTATCTTCAACGACGGTAGATGGCGTGGATATCGCTGCCTGGGCGAGTCCGGATGCCAGCGGGATATGGCTCAAAGCACCATGTCTTACGCAATTTGTCTCGCTAATAAATACGGCGAACGAAAGTAACTCAGCAGATCGCCAATTAAAAGCAACCGACAAGTCTACTTTTATTCAGCCTGAATTCATTCATCTGTCGTTAAGTGAAGAAGGCACGCATATTTCTCTTGTTGTTGACGATGATGATTCAGGCGACGTGTTTTCTGCCGAGCTTCCCTCAAAACTAAGCGCAGCTTTACTTCATCGACAATGCGGCACCGATTTTAAAGCTGCCTCGCCAAAAGAAAATTACATGGAGAAGGCGTATACAAATAACAGCGCTTCCCAACATGCAAACCTAACTATCAAGGTTAAACCCGATGTTGAAACTGACCCAGTGGAAAATCATGGCGACGCCGCTGACGACCCTGCCATTTGGGTCAACTCGCACAGCGCTTCACAAAGCCGCATAATCGGCACCGACAAAAAAGGCGCATTAAATAGCTATGACTTAGCCGGCAAGCTAGTGCAAAGCCTTCTTGTTGGCAGAGTGAATAACGTTGATGTGGGATACAAGGTATCTGTGACACAAACCAAAGCTCAGCAAAGCGATACGCCACTTATCGATATCGCAGTGGCATCAAACCGGTCGAATAACAGTTTGTCTGTATTTGAAATAGATAAACGCGGTCATATGACTCAACTTGGCCACATAAGCACTACACTCAATGATATATACGGCATGTGCCTGTTTGTGTCAGGCGGAATAGCTCATGTATTTGCTAACGACACCAGTGGCCGCTTCGAACGATATAGCGTGTCTATCGCTCCAGACAAAGCTGTTGATGGACATTTAACACAGTCCTTTTCACTGCCCTCACAGCCAGAAGGATGTGTTGTGGATACTAAAACGAGCACGGCATACTTAGGTGAGGAAGGTGCTGGTATCTGGGCCCTGGATATAACAACAAACAGCAATCAGCCTCAGTTCATCGCAGAGATAGAAGCCCCGGTAGAAGCTGATGTAGAAGGTTTGGCACTGTTTAATGTAGATGCACAAACTTACCTAATCGCATCGAGTCAGGGTAATAACAGCTATGCTATCTATCACGTACACAATGAGAACCCTGAAGTCTTGAAACTTATGGGTCTTGTTCAAATTACGGCAGATAAAGCCACGCAAATTGACGGCGTGTCGGAAACAGATGGGCTTGATGTAACCAACGCTAACTTGGGAGGAAGGTTCACCGAAGGGCTTTGGGTAGTACAAGATGGAAGAAACGTTATGCCTAGTGAAACCCAAAACTTTAAGCTAGTTGCTGGTGCTTCACTTAAAGATGCGATCAGAAAATTAGCGAGCGCCAAGCGTGAACACCACTCACACATGTAA